A genomic region of Methylobacterium durans contains the following coding sequences:
- the bchM gene encoding magnesium protoporphyrin IX methyltransferase has product MTSSTYTARRGQLETYFDRTAVDAWARLTSDAPVSRIRATVRAGRDAMRATLLGWLPEDLTGLRILDAGCGTGALSLEAARRGAEVIAIDVSPTLIGLARDRIGPVAGAGAIEFRVGDMLDPGLGRFDHVVAMDSLIHYAGRDIARALAELGSRTDGSIVFTVAPRTALLTLMHAAGKLFPKSDRAPAIVPITTRGLARRIDREPALADFALARTHRINSGFYLSNAVELTRGRA; this is encoded by the coding sequence ATGACGAGTTCCACCTACACCGCCCGCCGCGGCCAGCTCGAGACCTACTTCGACCGCACCGCCGTCGATGCCTGGGCGCGGCTGACTTCGGACGCGCCGGTAAGCCGCATCCGCGCCACGGTGCGGGCCGGGCGCGACGCGATGCGCGCGACGCTGCTCGGGTGGCTGCCGGAGGATCTGACCGGGCTGCGCATCCTCGACGCCGGCTGCGGCACCGGCGCGCTCAGCCTCGAAGCGGCCCGCCGCGGGGCCGAAGTCATCGCCATAGACGTCTCGCCGACGCTGATCGGGCTCGCCCGCGATCGGATCGGGCCCGTGGCTGGCGCGGGGGCGATCGAGTTCCGCGTCGGCGACATGCTCGATCCCGGCCTCGGCCGCTTCGACCACGTCGTCGCGATGGATTCGCTGATCCATTACGCGGGCCGCGACATAGCCCGAGCGCTCGCCGAACTCGGCAGCCGCACCGACGGCTCGATCGTCTTCACGGTTGCGCCGCGTACCGCCCTGCTGACCCTGATGCACGCGGCCGGGAAGCTCTTCCCGAAATCCGACCGGGCGCCGGCGATCGTGCCGATCACGACGCGGGGCCTCGCGAGGCGGATCGACCGCGAGCCGGCCCTCGCGGACTTCGCGCTCGCCCGCACGCATCGGATCAACAGCGGCTTCTACCTGTCGAACGCCGTCGAGCTGACGCGGGGGCGCGCATGA
- the bchL gene encoding ferredoxin:protochlorophyllide reductase (ATP-dependent) iron-sulfur ATP-binding protein: MNIAIRNPVAARKQPEGSVQVELDPSVKIGTAKVFAIYGKGGIGKSTTSSNLSVAFSKLGKRVLQIGCDPKHDSTFTLTKRLAPTVIDALEAVQFHSEELRIEDFVAEGYNGVMCVEAGGPPAGTGCGGYVVGQTVKLLKEHHLLEDTDVVIFDVLGDVVCGGFASPLQHAEQALVVTANDFDSIFAMNRIVAAIHAKAKNYNVRLGGVIANRSAKTDEIDRFNAAVGLERVAHFPDLDVVRRSRLKKSTLFEMEPTPELEAVQNEYLRLAAYLWAGGKPLDAIPMKDRDLFEFLGFD, from the coding sequence ATGAACATCGCCATCCGAAACCCCGTCGCCGCGCGCAAGCAGCCGGAAGGCAGCGTCCAGGTCGAGCTCGATCCGAGCGTCAAGATCGGCACCGCCAAGGTGTTCGCGATCTACGGCAAGGGCGGCATCGGGAAATCCACGACCTCCTCGAACCTCTCGGTCGCCTTCTCGAAGCTCGGCAAGCGCGTGCTGCAGATCGGCTGCGATCCGAAGCACGATTCGACCTTCACGCTGACGAAACGCCTCGCACCGACCGTGATCGATGCGCTCGAGGCGGTGCAGTTCCACTCGGAGGAGTTGCGGATCGAGGATTTCGTGGCCGAGGGCTACAACGGCGTGATGTGCGTCGAGGCGGGGGGACCGCCCGCCGGCACCGGCTGCGGCGGCTACGTCGTCGGGCAGACCGTGAAGCTCCTCAAGGAGCATCACCTTCTCGAGGACACCGACGTCGTCATCTTCGACGTGCTGGGCGACGTCGTCTGCGGCGGCTTCGCCTCGCCGCTCCAGCACGCCGAGCAGGCGCTCGTCGTCACGGCGAACGATTTCGACTCGATCTTCGCGATGAACCGGATCGTGGCCGCGATCCACGCCAAGGCGAAGAACTACAACGTGCGCCTCGGCGGCGTCATCGCCAACCGCTCGGCCAAGACCGACGAGATCGACCGCTTCAACGCGGCGGTCGGGCTGGAGCGGGTCGCCCACTTCCCCGACCTCGACGTGGTGCGCCGCTCGCGCCTCAAGAAGTCGACGCTCTTCGAGATGGAGCCGACGCCGGAACTGGAGGCCGTTCAGAACGAGTACCTGCGGCTCGCGGCCTATCTCTGGGCCGGCGGCAAGCCGCTCGACGCGATCCCGATGAAGGACCGCGACCTGTTCGAATTCCTCGGATTCGACTGA
- the bchF gene encoding 2-vinyl bacteriochlorophyllide hydratase has translation MGPMGQPTRPPLYTPAERARRDATPWTLVQGILAPIQFLVFLVSLGLVLRTLATGEGEAAANLSVVAKTLVLYAIMVTGSIWEKAVFGRYLFAPAFYWEDVVSMLVLALHTAYLVALAFGLLGTNGLMCLALAAYAAYAVNATQFLLKLRAARLQSAPSFRLAAGAAR, from the coding sequence ATGGGTCCGATGGGCCAGCCGACACGACCGCCGCTCTACACCCCGGCCGAGCGGGCCCGCCGCGATGCCACGCCTTGGACGCTGGTGCAGGGCATCCTCGCGCCCATCCAGTTCCTCGTCTTCCTCGTGAGTCTCGGGTTGGTCCTGCGCACCCTGGCGACAGGGGAGGGGGAGGCCGCCGCCAACCTCTCGGTCGTGGCCAAGACCCTCGTCCTCTACGCGATCATGGTGACGGGCTCGATCTGGGAGAAGGCGGTGTTCGGCCGCTACCTCTTCGCACCGGCCTTCTACTGGGAGGACGTGGTCAGCATGCTCGTGCTGGCCCTGCACACGGCCTACCTCGTGGCCCTGGCCTTCGGCCTCCTCGGGACGAACGGGCTGATGTGCCTCGCGCTCGCAGCCTACGCGGCCTACGCCGTGAACGCGACGCAGTTTCTCCTGAAGCTCCGGGCGGCGCGCCTGCAATCGGCGCCGTCATTCCGGCTCGCGGCGGGGGCGGCCCGGTGA
- a CDS encoding cobalamin B12-binding domain-containing protein, with amino-acid sequence MDDVRRFGGRVAEVRLAREIAAACEGEGLAQSGRREPVLRANGHLARVVEAEIIPRLMLAHAPRLSSGRGYARPGRKPSEAEIATFSDLILAPPGVEVEARIESLIADGLSLESLLLDLLAPTARHLGALWEEDVCDFADLTVAMGRLQRIMHDLSLRYAEESFDPLRGRSILLSPCPGETHIFGLSMLERFFRDAGWDVVGTALDATENPLARASTEWFDVIGLSLHCEVHLPKLTEAVREIRRRSHNCDVRILVGGSIFVDNPGLASLVDADATAVDARAAVLVAESLLDLQARAC; translated from the coding sequence ATGGATGACGTCAGGCGTTTCGGCGGGCGCGTCGCCGAAGTGCGGCTCGCTCGCGAGATCGCTGCGGCCTGCGAGGGCGAGGGGCTCGCCCAGAGCGGTCGCCGGGAGCCGGTGCTGCGGGCGAACGGCCACCTCGCCCGCGTCGTCGAGGCCGAGATCATTCCCCGCCTGATGCTCGCCCACGCGCCGCGACTGTCGAGCGGGCGTGGCTACGCCCGGCCGGGCCGCAAACCGAGCGAAGCGGAGATCGCGACCTTCTCGGATCTGATCTTGGCGCCACCCGGCGTCGAGGTGGAGGCGCGAATCGAATCGCTGATCGCCGACGGTCTGAGTTTGGAGAGCCTGCTCCTCGACCTCCTCGCTCCCACCGCCCGCCATCTCGGCGCCCTGTGGGAGGAGGACGTCTGTGATTTCGCCGATCTGACCGTCGCGATGGGCCGCCTGCAGCGCATCATGCACGACCTGTCCCTTCGCTACGCGGAGGAGAGCTTCGACCCCCTGCGCGGGCGCAGCATCCTGCTCAGCCCCTGCCCGGGCGAGACGCACATCTTCGGCCTCTCAATGCTGGAACGGTTCTTTCGCGACGCTGGTTGGGACGTCGTCGGCACGGCGCTCGACGCCACCGAGAATCCCCTGGCCCGCGCGAGCACCGAATGGTTCGACGTGATCGGCCTCTCCCTTCACTGCGAGGTACACCTGCCCAAGCTGACTGAAGCCGTCCGCGAGATCCGCCGACGTTCCCACAATTGCGACGTGCGCATCCTCGTGGGCGGTTCGATCTTTGTGGACAATCCCGGCTTGGCGAGCCTCGTTGATGCCGACGCCACGGCGGTCGATGCCCGCGCCGCCGTCCTCGTCGCCGAAAGCTTGCTTGATCTACAGGCCAGAGCCTGCTGA
- the ppsR gene encoding transcriptional regulator PpsR — protein sequence MTSLASTAAHASVAALPETLGALGGGAAGLLVAAAMDLSLVIDAQGIIREAAFGEADLVAEGCESWVGRPWIETVTVESRPKINALLRDAAPNIVTRWRQVNHPSSRGIDLPVRYASMRLAPDGPIIAIGRNLQATAALQRRLAETQQALERDYLRLRGAETRYRMLFQLASEPVLVVDASTRRVSEANPAAGRLIGRPEKRILGQDVVELFDASATRSLESLFAGLRITGQADEIVVRLPNGRGSTRVAASLFRQENAASALLRLSVPSEAAATAHRGGTSVFDVIEGLPEGFVVTDTSHRILTANNAFLDLAQLATEEQVRGEPLDRWLGREETEAAALFATLAEHGSVRNFGTGVRGQLGSVEDVEVAAVSVPGGEQPCFGFSIRGAPRRALTSIAGGHELPRSVEQMTELVGRISMKNLVRETTDMIERLCIEAALRITRDNRASAAEMLGLSRQGLYAKLRRYGIGDLDALEGTEPES from the coding sequence TTGACCAGTCTGGCGAGCACTGCCGCGCACGCATCCGTCGCGGCCCTACCTGAAACTCTCGGCGCCCTCGGTGGAGGGGCTGCGGGCCTCCTCGTTGCGGCCGCGATGGACCTGTCGCTCGTCATCGACGCGCAGGGAATCATCCGCGAGGCCGCCTTCGGGGAGGCCGATCTCGTGGCCGAGGGCTGCGAGAGCTGGGTCGGCCGGCCCTGGATCGAGACGGTCACCGTCGAGAGCCGTCCGAAGATCAACGCGCTCCTGCGCGACGCGGCCCCGAATATCGTCACCCGCTGGCGCCAGGTGAACCACCCGTCGAGCCGCGGCATCGACCTTCCCGTACGCTACGCCTCGATGCGGCTCGCTCCGGACGGACCGATCATCGCGATCGGCCGCAATCTTCAGGCGACGGCTGCCCTGCAGCGGCGGCTCGCCGAGACCCAGCAGGCGCTGGAACGCGATTACCTGCGCCTGCGCGGCGCCGAGACGCGCTACCGCATGCTGTTCCAGCTCGCGAGCGAGCCGGTGCTGGTGGTCGATGCGAGCACTCGGCGCGTCAGCGAGGCGAACCCGGCCGCGGGACGGCTGATCGGCCGGCCGGAGAAGCGGATCCTCGGCCAGGACGTCGTGGAGCTCTTCGACGCGAGCGCGACGCGAAGCCTCGAATCGCTGTTCGCCGGCCTGCGGATCACCGGTCAGGCCGACGAGATCGTGGTGCGACTGCCCAACGGGCGCGGCTCGACCCGGGTCGCCGCCTCGCTCTTCCGCCAGGAGAACGCAGCGAGCGCCCTCCTTCGCCTTAGCGTGCCGAGCGAGGCCGCGGCGACCGCCCACCGCGGCGGCACCTCCGTCTTCGACGTCATCGAGGGTCTTCCCGAGGGGTTTGTGGTCACGGACACGTCCCATCGCATTCTCACGGCGAACAACGCCTTCCTCGACCTCGCCCAGCTCGCCACGGAGGAGCAGGTGCGCGGCGAACCGCTCGACCGATGGCTGGGCCGCGAGGAGACGGAAGCCGCCGCTCTCTTCGCCACGCTCGCCGAGCACGGCTCGGTGCGCAATTTCGGCACGGGCGTGCGAGGGCAACTCGGCTCGGTCGAGGACGTGGAGGTCGCCGCCGTCTCGGTGCCGGGCGGGGAGCAGCCCTGCTTCGGCTTCAGCATCCGCGGCGCGCCCCGGCGCGCGCTGACTTCGATCGCGGGCGGCCACGAACTGCCGCGCTCCGTCGAGCAGATGACGGAACTCGTCGGACGCATCTCGATGAAGAATTTGGTGCGCGAGACCACGGACATGATCGAGCGCCTCTGCATCGAGGCGGCGCTCCGCATCACCCGCGACAACCGAGCCTCCGCGGCCGAGATGCTCGGCCTCAGCCGGCAGGGACTCTACGCTAAGTTGCGTCGCTACGGCATCGGCGACCTCGACGCCCTCGAGGGGACCGAGCCCGAATCGTGA
- the chlG gene encoding chlorophyll synthase ChlG, with product MATPAPSAVLELLKPITWFAPMWAFACGVVSSGQSPNGQWLMIGAGVLLAGPLVCATSQAVNDWYDRHVDAINEPNRPIPSGRMPGRWGFYLAAAWTLLSLAVAAALGPWVLGAAIFGLVLAWLYSAPPVRLKQNGWWGNAAVGLCYEGLPWFTGAAVMAAAVPDRRVLVIALLYAIGAHGIMTLNDFKSIEGDRVLGLRSIPVQMGSAYAARFACLVMALPQTLVVSLLAIWGRTWHAGIVAALLAGQLALMAYFLQRPRERAAWYNGTGTTLYVIGMLVAAFALRPLVQGGV from the coding sequence ATGGCGACGCCGGCTCCCAGCGCTGTTCTCGAACTCCTGAAGCCGATCACGTGGTTCGCGCCGATGTGGGCCTTCGCTTGCGGCGTGGTTTCGTCCGGCCAATCCCCGAACGGACAATGGCTGATGATCGGCGCGGGCGTCCTGCTCGCCGGGCCGCTCGTCTGCGCCACGAGCCAGGCGGTCAACGATTGGTACGACCGCCACGTCGACGCGATCAACGAGCCAAACCGGCCGATTCCTTCCGGCCGCATGCCGGGGCGCTGGGGCTTCTATCTGGCCGCGGCCTGGACGCTGCTCTCCCTCGCCGTCGCCGCGGCGCTCGGTCCCTGGGTGCTCGGCGCCGCGATCTTCGGCCTCGTCCTCGCGTGGCTGTACTCGGCCCCGCCGGTCCGGTTGAAGCAGAACGGCTGGTGGGGCAACGCTGCGGTCGGGCTCTGCTACGAGGGCCTGCCCTGGTTCACCGGGGCCGCCGTGATGGCCGCAGCCGTGCCGGACCGGCGCGTCCTCGTCATAGCCCTCCTCTACGCGATCGGCGCGCACGGCATCATGACGCTCAACGACTTCAAGTCGATCGAGGGCGACCGGGTGCTCGGCCTGCGCTCGATCCCCGTGCAGATGGGCTCGGCCTACGCGGCACGCTTCGCCTGCCTCGTCATGGCGCTGCCGCAGACGCTCGTCGTCTCGCTGCTCGCGATCTGGGGCCGTACCTGGCATGCCGGCATCGTCGCGGCCCTGCTCGCGGGGCAACTCGCGCTGATGGCCTACTTCCTTCAGAGGCCGCGCGAGCGCGCGGCCTGGTACAACGGCACCGGCACCACGCTCTACGTCATTGGCATGCTGGTCGCCGCCTTCGCCCTGCGTCCGCTCGTCCAGGGAGGCGTGTGA
- a CDS encoding geranylgeranyl diphosphate reductase yields MTEPAEPETFDVVVVGGGPAGATAATDLARMGRRVLLLDRNGRIKPCGGAVPPRLIRDFAIPDELIVARIRSARMISPAEKRVDMPVGDGFVGMVDREHFDPWLRRRASLAGAEQRNGTFERVSREAGTTRVHYRADGAEHRVRARLVMGADGASSPVGRAEIPGHAGMRQVFAYHEIVRRPESGGDYEGSRCDVFYQGKLSPDFYAWIFPHGDTISVGTGSAHKGFSLRSAIRALRASTGLDAGVTVRREGAPLPLKPLKRWDNGRDVLLTGDAAGIVAPASGEGIYYAMLGGRLAAEAADAFLRTGDARALAQARRRFMKLHGRVFLILRMMQWVWYRNDGLRERFVSICRDKDVQQLTWDAYMNKELVRAKPAAHARIFFKDLAHLFRWVSP; encoded by the coding sequence ATGACCGAGCCGGCCGAGCCAGAGACCTTCGACGTGGTGGTGGTCGGCGGTGGGCCGGCCGGGGCGACGGCGGCGACCGATCTCGCCCGGATGGGCCGCCGCGTGCTCCTCCTTGACCGGAATGGCCGCATCAAGCCCTGCGGCGGCGCGGTGCCGCCCCGCCTGATCCGCGACTTCGCGATCCCCGACGAGTTGATCGTCGCCCGGATCCGCTCGGCCCGGATGATCTCGCCGGCCGAGAAGCGGGTCGACATGCCGGTCGGCGACGGGTTCGTCGGCATGGTCGACCGCGAGCATTTCGACCCCTGGCTGCGGCGGCGCGCGAGCCTCGCGGGCGCGGAGCAGCGCAACGGCACCTTCGAGCGGGTGAGCCGCGAAGCGGGGACGACGCGCGTACATTACCGGGCGGACGGCGCCGAGCACCGGGTGCGCGCCCGCCTCGTGATGGGGGCGGACGGCGCCTCCTCGCCGGTCGGCCGCGCGGAGATCCCGGGGCATGCCGGAATGCGGCAGGTCTTCGCCTATCACGAGATCGTTCGGCGTCCGGAGAGCGGCGGCGACTACGAGGGCAGCCGCTGCGACGTATTCTACCAGGGCAAGCTCTCGCCGGATTTCTACGCCTGGATCTTCCCGCACGGCGACACGATCAGCGTCGGCACGGGCTCGGCGCACAAGGGCTTCTCCCTGCGCAGCGCCATTCGGGCCCTGCGCGCGTCGACCGGGCTCGACGCGGGCGTCACCGTGCGCCGGGAAGGCGCACCGCTCCCCCTGAAACCCCTGAAGCGCTGGGACAATGGGCGCGACGTGCTGCTGACAGGCGACGCCGCCGGCATCGTCGCCCCGGCCTCCGGCGAGGGCATCTACTACGCCATGCTCGGCGGACGCCTCGCGGCAGAGGCGGCCGACGCCTTTCTGCGGACCGGGGACGCACGGGCGCTGGCCCAGGCGCGCCGCCGCTTCATGAAGCTGCACGGGCGCGTCTTCCTGATCCTGCGGATGATGCAATGGGTCTGGTACCGCAACGACGGATTGCGGGAGCGCTTCGTCTCGATCTGCCGCGACAAGGACGTCCAGCAACTCACCTGGGACGCCTACATGAACAAGGAGCTGGTGCGCGCCAAGCCCGCCGCCCACGCGCGGATCTTCTTCAAGGATCTCGCCCACCTGTTCCGGTGGGTCTCGCCGTGA
- a CDS encoding TspO/MBR family protein yields the protein MTRAGLEWPALLVAAAAAILVALAGGLLTVAGPRSRALRRPAWRPPDWAFGPIWAVIFAMITVSAALAWSAVADAAGRAMLVAAYAVNGVLNIAWSGLFFRAERPDWALVDIVLLWLSIVGLILASLPHSPTAAILLLPYLGWVGVAACLNLAIVRLNRPFGRA from the coding sequence GTGACGCGGGCGGGCCTGGAATGGCCGGCCCTCCTCGTCGCGGCAGCGGCCGCCATCCTAGTAGCCCTGGCGGGCGGTCTTCTCACCGTTGCGGGGCCGCGCAGCCGCGCCCTGCGGCGTCCCGCCTGGAGGCCGCCGGACTGGGCGTTCGGGCCGATCTGGGCCGTGATCTTCGCGATGATCACCGTCTCCGCCGCCCTCGCCTGGAGCGCCGTCGCCGATGCGGCGGGCCGCGCGATGCTCGTCGCGGCCTACGCGGTGAACGGCGTGCTCAACATCGCCTGGAGCGGCTTGTTCTTCCGGGCCGAGCGGCCGGACTGGGCGCTCGTCGACATCGTCCTCCTGTGGCTCTCGATCGTCGGTCTCATCCTCGCGAGCCTGCCGCACTCGCCGACAGCGGCGATCCTCCTCCTGCCCTATCTCGGCTGGGTCGGGGTCGCGGCCTGCCTCAACCTCGCGATCGTGCGCCTCAACCGGCCCTTCGGGCGGGCCTGA
- a CDS encoding c-type cytochrome, with amino-acid sequence MRSLLALAATSGLLAGTVLAPATGLAQGADQDLIKRGEYLVTAGDCVACHTGPEGKKFAGNYALNTPIGTIMTPNLTPDRETGLGNWTEEEFYRAFHDGIGKDGSYLYPAFPFAWYTKVTRDDAKAIYAYLRSLEPVNNPRKDSQIPFPFNVRTALITWRTAFFTAGEFKPDPNASAEVNRGGYLVEGLGHCGMCHNENKIVGNSGLAGKLGGGVIDGWYAPNITPDDHQGIGSWTDEQVVSYLKTGSAPGNKPGVAAGPMRQTIEESLSRLTDADLKAMVAYLRTQKAKETYRVKDVQAFNQPNAPGAAVYLSYCSSCHKPDGRGVEGAIPALAGNTSVQSAGPQTVINVVLGGLAARNGYASMPAVGQGMTDQQIADVTDYIRNSWGNNAPVISDKGQVSEARGKIQTMLAGNAPCSTVGNSDVAKAIEATGTADALKNLKQDAFIPRLSALLPKLKSEAGGASDDEIVNGLTATFCKVARETNFYADAPWHAVIGSFGNVVYSQLKSPEKHAGTQVPTGSTPGRN; translated from the coding sequence ATGCGCAGCCTTCTCGCTCTTGCTGCAACCTCCGGTCTGCTTGCCGGCACTGTCCTCGCACCGGCCACCGGTCTCGCCCAGGGTGCGGATCAGGATCTGATCAAGCGCGGCGAGTATCTCGTCACCGCGGGCGATTGCGTCGCCTGCCACACGGGGCCGGAGGGCAAGAAGTTCGCCGGCAATTATGCGCTGAACACCCCGATCGGGACGATCATGACCCCGAACCTCACGCCCGATCGGGAGACGGGGCTCGGCAACTGGACGGAGGAGGAGTTCTACCGCGCCTTCCACGACGGGATCGGCAAGGACGGGTCCTATCTCTACCCGGCCTTTCCCTTCGCTTGGTACACGAAGGTGACGCGCGACGACGCGAAAGCGATCTACGCCTATCTGCGGTCGCTGGAGCCCGTGAACAACCCGCGGAAGGACAGCCAGATTCCTTTCCCGTTCAACGTGCGCACCGCGCTGATCACGTGGCGCACGGCCTTCTTCACGGCCGGCGAGTTCAAGCCGGACCCGAATGCCAGCGCCGAGGTCAACCGTGGCGGCTACCTCGTCGAGGGGCTCGGCCACTGCGGGATGTGCCACAACGAGAATAAGATCGTCGGCAACAGCGGTCTCGCGGGCAAGCTCGGCGGCGGCGTCATCGACGGCTGGTATGCCCCGAACATCACGCCCGACGACCACCAGGGCATCGGCTCGTGGACCGACGAACAGGTCGTCAGCTACCTCAAGACGGGCTCCGCCCCCGGCAACAAGCCGGGCGTGGCGGCCGGCCCCATGCGGCAGACCATCGAGGAATCCCTGAGCAGGCTCACCGATGCCGACCTCAAGGCGATGGTCGCGTATCTGCGCACGCAGAAGGCGAAAGAGACCTACAGGGTCAAGGACGTGCAGGCGTTCAACCAGCCGAACGCACCGGGCGCTGCGGTCTACCTGAGCTACTGCTCGTCCTGCCACAAGCCGGACGGCAGGGGCGTCGAGGGCGCGATTCCCGCGCTCGCCGGCAACACCTCGGTGCAATCCGCCGGCCCGCAGACGGTGATCAACGTGGTTCTCGGCGGCCTCGCGGCCCGGAACGGCTACGCTTCGATGCCCGCCGTCGGCCAGGGCATGACCGACCAGCAGATCGCCGACGTGACCGACTACATCCGCAATTCCTGGGGCAACAACGCGCCCGTCATCAGCGACAAGGGCCAGGTCTCGGAGGCGCGTGGCAAGATCCAGACGATGCTGGCGGGCAACGCGCCGTGCTCCACGGTCGGCAATTCTGACGTGGCCAAGGCGATCGAGGCGACGGGCACGGCCGACGCGTTGAAGAACCTGAAGCAGGACGCGTTCATCCCGCGGCTGTCCGCCCTGCTGCCGAAGCTGAAATCCGAGGCCGGCGGCGCCAGCGACGACGAGATCGTCAACGGCCTCACCGCCACCTTCTGCAAGGTCGCCAGGGAGACGAATTTCTATGCCGACGCGCCCTGGCACGCTGTGATCGGCAGCTTCGGCAACGTCGTCTACAGCCAGCTCAAGAGCCCCGAGAAGCACGCGGGTACGCAGGTGCCGACAGGCAGTACGCCGGGCCGGAACTGA
- a CDS encoding SDR family NAD(P)-dependent oxidoreductase, with translation MDLGISGRVAVVTGGDSGMGKSSAEYLLREDVKIVLTDVDEEKVQAAAKELASLGDVRAVAADLSGMAGVETLKAFADRAFGQKPTILVNAAGITGATGDFLELSDDDWLETIQADLMVAVRVARAFIPGMREAGWGRVVLFTSEDAVQPYVEELPYCAAKAGLMNLTKGLSKAYGPDGVLVNSVAPAFVATPMTDAMMEKRAKELGVSFDEAIASFLDEKRPGIVAKRRGRPEEVASAVAFLCSEQASFITGENLRIDGGAVLTMGS, from the coding sequence ATGGACCTCGGGATCAGCGGGCGCGTCGCCGTCGTCACGGGCGGTGATTCGGGCATGGGCAAGTCCAGCGCGGAATACCTCCTACGGGAGGACGTGAAGATCGTCCTCACCGACGTCGACGAGGAGAAGGTCCAGGCAGCAGCCAAGGAGCTCGCGAGCCTCGGCGACGTTCGGGCCGTCGCCGCGGATCTCAGCGGCATGGCGGGCGTCGAGACGCTGAAGGCCTTCGCCGACAGGGCATTCGGGCAGAAGCCGACGATCCTCGTCAACGCCGCGGGCATCACTGGCGCCACGGGCGATTTCCTCGAACTCAGCGACGACGACTGGCTGGAGACGATCCAGGCGGATCTGATGGTGGCGGTGCGCGTGGCGCGGGCCTTCATTCCCGGCATGCGCGAGGCGGGCTGGGGCCGCGTCGTCCTCTTCACCTCGGAGGATGCGGTGCAGCCCTACGTTGAGGAGCTGCCTTATTGCGCGGCGAAGGCCGGGCTGATGAACCTGACCAAGGGCCTTTCGAAGGCCTACGGGCCGGACGGCGTCCTCGTGAACTCCGTGGCGCCCGCCTTCGTCGCGACGCCGATGACGGACGCCATGATGGAGAAGCGCGCCAAGGAACTCGGCGTCTCCTTCGACGAGGCGATCGCCTCCTTCCTCGACGAGAAGCGTCCCGGCATCGTCGCCAAGCGCCGCGGCCGTCCCGAGGAGGTGGCCTCTGCCGTCGCCTTCCTGTGCTCGGAACAGGCGAGCTTCATCACCGGCGAGAACCTGCGTATCGACGGCGGCGCCGTGCTCACGATGGGCAGTTGA